TTCGGTCACGAGCGCGGCGCATTTACCGGCGCAAACGAAAAACGCGTTGGGAAGATGCAGGTCGCGGACAAAGGAACGCTTTTCCTGGATGAAATCGGCGAGATGCCCTTGGAGGCACAGGCGAAACTCCTGCGTGTGCTTCAGGGCGGACAGTTCTACCCCGTTGGAAGCACCAAGGTCATTGAGGTGGATATCCGATTCATTTGCGCCACGAATCGCCACCTGAAGGAGTGCGTTGAAAAGGGAACGTTCCGGGAAGACCTTTACTATCGCATCAATGTGTTGCATATAGAGATGCCGCCGCTGCGCAAACGCCGTGAAGACATCCCCAGCCTGGTCAATCACTTCATTGCCAAACACAAACCGCGCGTCAATGCGCAGGTACAGCGGTTCACGCCCGAGGCCATGTCGCGGATGGCGGCCTACGACTGGCCGGGCAATGTCCGCGAGTTGGCCAACGTAGTCGAACGTATTCTGGTGATGCACAGCCATGAACGGGAAATCCGTCCGCAACACTTGGCGGGGATAGTCACGCCGAGCGCACCCCAACAGCACACTGCACTCCAGGAACTCGAGGGATTGCATCTGGAGGAGGCCGTAGCTAGAGTTGAGCGGCACCTGATTCTACGGGCCCTGGAACAGTCCAGCTTTATTCAATCCCGCGCCGCGGAGGTCCTGGGGACCACGCGCCGAATTCTGAAGTACAAGATGGATTTGCTGGGCATCGAATCCAATTCCTCGGAGAATGCCGAGGTCGGTTAGTCCGCAGTTTGCACGGGTGCAATTGAGGCTAGACGCTTCTCACAGGAACAGCAGAAGAGTTGTTCGCCGTTCCTATTGTTCAAGTGTCAAGAAATAGGACAAACCCGGTTGTATTCACCGGCAAGTCTTTGCTGGCGGCAAATCCCGGATGAATGATGAAACGATTTGGAGAGATTGAATGAGCGTCACGGTTGTCGGTTCGGTTGCATTGGATGATGTGGAGACTCCCCACGGGCGGAACGTGGATGGCCTTGGAGGCGCGGCGACGTATTTTGCGATAGCCGCCGCCAATTTCTCGCAGGTCAACATGGTCGCGATAGTCGGCGATGACTTTCCGGCGCAGCATATCGAGCTGCTTGAAGGAAAGGGCGTCAATCTGGACGGACTGGAGCGCGCGAAGGGAAAGACGTTTCGCTGGGCGGGGAAGTACCACGCCAATCTCAATGACCGCGATACACTCGATACGCAGTTGAATGTCTTTGAGCACTTCCATCCCAAGTTGCCTCAAGCTTCGTGTGAAGCTCCGTTCCTGTTCCTCGGCAACATCCATCCCGGTTTGCAGCTTGAGGTGCTGGAGCAGGCTAAGCCCAAGTTCATTGGGCTGGACACGATGAATCTATGGATCAACATCGCATTGGAAGACCTGAAAAAAGTGCTTGCCCGCGTCGATGCGATCATTATCAACGATTCAGAGGTCAAGCTACTTACGGGGGAGAACAACCTGATTCGGGGCGCCAAGGCCGTGCAGGCCATGGGACCACGCATCGTGGTTCTGAAGAAAGGCGAGCACGGCTGTCTTCTGC
This genomic window from Candidatus Hydrogenedentota bacterium contains:
- a CDS encoding sigma-54 dependent transcriptional regulator; translation: MKTILATDDEPSVREAYRLILNTKYRVLLAEDGPAALKIIESTHVDLVILDLVMPKMGGLEVLDEIAKRDATIPVIVVTAIKSVSSAVDAIRKGAKEYIIKPFDVDELALTVERTLAGQQKDIELSMLREADFAGFESIIGGSSALLQTLALARRAMQVDSTVMITGESGTGKDLLARAIHAGGSRAKNPFVAISCCAIPEQLVESELFGHERGAFTGANEKRVGKMQVADKGTLFLDEIGEMPLEAQAKLLRVLQGGQFYPVGSTKVIEVDIRFICATNRHLKECVEKGTFREDLYYRINVLHIEMPPLRKRREDIPSLVNHFIAKHKPRVNAQVQRFTPEAMSRMAAYDWPGNVRELANVVERILVMHSHEREIRPQHLAGIVTPSAPQQHTALQELEGLHLEEAVARVERHLILRALEQSSFIQSRAAEVLGTTRRILKYKMDLLGIESNSSENAEVG
- a CDS encoding sugar kinase, whose amino-acid sequence is MSVTVVGSVALDDVETPHGRNVDGLGGAATYFAIAAANFSQVNMVAIVGDDFPAQHIELLEGKGVNLDGLERAKGKTFRWAGKYHANLNDRDTLDTQLNVFEHFHPKLPQASCEAPFLFLGNIHPGLQLEVLEQAKPKFIGLDTMNLWINIALEDLKKVLARVDAIIINDSEVKLLTGENNLIRGAKAVQAMGPRIVVLKKGEHGCLLLTENDLFSAPAYPLEEVVDPTGAGDTFAGGFMGYLAKNENTNADTLRRAVVYGSVVASFTCEKFGPDRLVEIASKDIEHRFNEFKKLAEF